From one Triticum urartu cultivar G1812 chromosome 3, Tu2.1, whole genome shotgun sequence genomic stretch:
- the LOC125542676 gene encoding ricin B-like lectin R40G3, producing the protein MEFPHRHGHGHGRRDDDDEDRRAPAPYGRHEPDAYGAPPPSYGRRPDDDAGDAYGRHPPAAYGAPPPAYGAPPPAYGGGREDEYGGRAPAYGAPAPAYGGGREDDYGRHAPAPAGYGGGDYGRHAPAPAYGGGRDEGYGAPAYGNVVHVSHESGDERPQYGGGGSGGYGHETRPHHGGGGGAPPASRQPTYRILCKAGEDSFSLAARDGKVCLVRTDRDDDTQHWIKDMKYSTRVKDEEGYPAMALVNKASGEALKHSLGQSHPVLLTRYNPDTLDESVLWTESRDVGAGYRCIRMVNNIYLNFDALHGDKDHGGVRNGTTLILWEWTEGDNQRWKIVAW; encoded by the exons ATGGAGTTCCCGCACCGCCACGGCCACGGCCACGGCCGccgcgacgacgacgacgaagaccgCCGCGCCCCCGCCCCCTACGGCCGCCACGAGCCTGATGCCTACGGCGCCCCTCCCCCGTCCTACGGCCGCCGCCCCGACGACGACGCTGGTGATGCCTACGGCCGCCACCCTCCCGCCGCCTACGGCGCTCCTCCCCCGGCCTACGGTGCCCCGCCTCCCGCCTACGGGGGCGGCCGCGAGGATGAGTACGGAGGACGCGCTCCGGCCTATGGCGCCCCGGCCCCGGCCTACGGCGGAGGCCGCGAGGACGACTACGGACGCCACGCGCCCGCCCCGGCCGGCTACGGCGGTGGTGACTACGGGCGCCACGCCCCTGCTCCGGCCTACGGAGGCGGCCGCGACGAGGGCTACGGCGCACCCGCGTACGGCAACGTGGTGCACGTTTCCCACGAGTCCGGCGACGAGAGGCCGCAGTACGGGGGCGGCGGATCCGGGGGCTACGGCCACGAGACGCGCCCGCaccacggcggcggcgggggggcgCCCCCGGCTTCCAGGCAGCCGACGTACAGGATCCTCTGCAAGGCCGGCGAGGACAGCTTCAGCCTCGCCGCCAGGGACGGCAAGGTCTGCCTCGTCCGCACCGATCGCGACGACGACACGCAG CACTGGATCAAGGACATGAAGTACAGCACGAGGGTGAAGGATGAGGAAGGCTACCCTGCCATGGCACTCGTCAACAAGGCCAGCGGAGAGGCTCTCAAGCACTCCCTCGGCCAATCCCACCCT GTTCTTCTGACCAGGTACAATCCAGACACCCTGGACGAATCGGTCCTTTGGACCGAGAGCAGGGACGTCGGGGCAGGCTACCGCTGCATCAGGATGGTGAACAACATCTACTTGAACTTTGATGCGCTCCATGGCGACAAGGACCATGGCGGTGTGCGCAATGGAACCACCCTCATTCTGTGGGAGTGGACTGAGGGCGACAACCAGCGCTGGAAGATCGTTGCCTGGT GA